From the Acidilutibacter cellobiosedens genome, one window contains:
- a CDS encoding NAD(P)-dependent oxidoreductase: MKIKLALGTKLEQPYYDRVAEVCDIKKVGSLLNEGFIGEEELIEQCMGCEIIYIGSDLVTRRCLEKWKSAGLKLLGCGRGTPVNVDCQAARELNIPLVYCPGRNAQSVAEFTVGLMLALVRNIGMSCSKINDGTLLGDKVEDIYRTEGKKDVLWKNDKIFVRDIIPSGQELYGKTLGIVGFGAIGSKVGKIAKTFNMDVNVYDPFCPKKIIEEAGVKPCNLEELLINSDIITIHLPANDSTIGLIDSTWFEKMKPTSFLINTSRASVIEQKALIKALDNNQIAGAAMDVMWIEPCPKNHPLLHRDNVIITPHIAGWTYGVYLWQSRMICDEIIRYANNQEPQLVWKK, encoded by the coding sequence ATGAAAATAAAATTAGCATTAGGTACTAAATTGGAACAGCCTTATTATGACAGAGTAGCTGAAGTCTGTGACATTAAAAAAGTCGGAAGTTTATTGAATGAAGGATTTATAGGAGAGGAAGAGTTGATAGAACAATGCATGGGATGTGAAATCATATATATCGGTTCAGACTTGGTTACCCGCAGATGTTTAGAAAAGTGGAAAAGTGCCGGATTAAAACTTTTAGGCTGCGGTCGTGGCACTCCGGTAAATGTTGATTGTCAGGCAGCCCGGGAATTGAATATTCCGTTGGTTTATTGCCCGGGAAGAAATGCGCAGTCCGTAGCTGAATTTACAGTGGGATTGATGCTTGCCCTTGTAAGAAATATCGGAATGAGCTGTAGCAAAATAAATGATGGTACGCTTTTGGGAGACAAAGTAGAGGATATATACAGGACTGAGGGAAAAAAAGATGTCTTGTGGAAAAATGATAAAATTTTTGTAAGGGATATAATACCGTCAGGTCAGGAACTATATGGGAAAACTTTGGGAATAGTCGGTTTCGGAGCCATAGGTTCTAAAGTTGGAAAAATTGCAAAAACTTTTAATATGGATGTTAATGTCTATGATCCGTTTTGTCCGAAAAAGATCATAGAGGAGGCAGGTGTAAAACCTTGTAATTTAGAAGAATTATTGATAAATTCCGATATAATAACTATTCACCTTCCGGCAAATGACTCCACTATAGGTTTAATAGATTCTACCTGGTTTGAAAAGATGAAACCGACGTCATTTTTAATCAATACATCAAGAGCCAGTGTTATAGAACAGAAAGCATTGATCAAAGCCTTGGATAATAATCAAATAGCTGGGGCGGCTATGGATGTCATGTGGATTGAGCCTTGCCCTAAAAATCATCCTCTTTTACACAGAGATAACGTGATAATAACACCTCATATTGCCGGCTGGACATACGGCGTTTATTTATGGCAGTCCCGTATGATATGCGACGAAATTATCAGATATGCAAATAATCAGGAACCGCAGCTTGTATGGAAAAAGTAA
- a CDS encoding PTS system mannose/fructose/sorbose family transporter subunit IID, which yields MTVLQSILLGGCYWLSSIYLGTITESFFRFPLCNVLLVGLILGDVPTAMIIGATIMPAYLAFINAGSVAPADQAAAGIVPATCVIAYGMNPDVAIALAVPVSLLFAQLWTLNKSLYSFWYSFADKCAEKLNFKGITLAHIVFPAVQKIITMWIPMSLILYFGGSWLSNAASVLPATVTAGLGVVSKAMPAIGFAMVMKMIGRSDLMPFFFVGFFFVQYTQVGTMVVAIVAIFIAYLDYRYGTKDNNNEEGIFDLLKKRNDERSEEYKVVTKKDITTCYHRWWITAFMSDGFERMKGLCFAWSILPILRKVYKDKPDELRKAIQRHLLFYNTEASIGGTLIEGIVISMEEQKARGEDVPEETVINVKNALMGPFAGIGDTINLVNLRPLILSLFVAYGLKGYWWAAVVPILILLAITQFEGYNLVHLGYRLGTRAASNLLQSGQIQKIISFFGVLGLFAMGGMSASMVKVTLGIMIPTGGTPLNLQTGLLDAILPGIPVLVVILLLYKYLKKGGKMLNAMLALLVGTFILGFLGILV from the coding sequence ATGACAGTATTACAATCGATTTTATTGGGCGGCTGTTATTGGCTTAGTTCGATTTATCTTGGAACCATTACCGAATCTTTTTTTAGATTTCCGTTATGTAATGTTCTTTTAGTCGGATTAATCCTTGGAGATGTTCCAACGGCAATGATAATCGGAGCTACTATAATGCCTGCATATTTAGCTTTTATAAATGCGGGGAGCGTGGCACCTGCAGATCAGGCAGCAGCAGGTATTGTACCTGCGACATGTGTTATTGCCTATGGAATGAATCCCGATGTGGCAATAGCATTAGCTGTGCCTGTTTCATTGTTATTCGCACAACTTTGGACTCTTAATAAAAGTTTATATTCATTCTGGTACAGCTTTGCGGATAAATGTGCCGAAAAGCTTAATTTTAAAGGGATAACTTTAGCTCATATAGTATTCCCGGCTGTTCAGAAGATCATTACCATGTGGATACCCATGAGTTTAATTCTTTATTTCGGCGGAAGCTGGCTTTCTAATGCGGCTTCAGTACTACCGGCTACGGTGACGGCAGGATTGGGTGTGGTAAGTAAAGCAATGCCTGCAATTGGATTTGCTATGGTTATGAAAATGATAGGCCGCAGCGATTTAATGCCGTTTTTCTTTGTAGGTTTTTTCTTTGTTCAATATACTCAGGTAGGAACAATGGTAGTAGCCATAGTTGCTATATTTATCGCATATCTTGATTATCGCTATGGAACAAAGGACAATAATAATGAGGAAGGGATTTTTGACCTTCTTAAAAAGAGGAACGACGAAAGATCTGAAGAATATAAAGTGGTGACTAAGAAGGATATTACTACCTGTTATCATCGTTGGTGGATTACCGCTTTCATGTCAGACGGCTTTGAAAGGATGAAGGGGCTTTGCTTTGCATGGTCCATACTCCCTATACTTAGAAAAGTATATAAAGATAAGCCGGATGAATTACGTAAAGCTATCCAAAGACATTTGCTGTTTTACAATACAGAGGCATCTATAGGCGGCACTCTTATAGAAGGTATAGTTATTTCTATGGAGGAACAGAAGGCTAGAGGAGAAGACGTTCCTGAAGAAACAGTAATTAATGTAAAGAATGCTTTAATGGGACCCTTTGCCGGCATTGGCGATACTATTAATCTTGTTAACTTAAGACCGCTTATTTTATCGTTATTTGTTGCCTATGGCTTAAAAGGATATTGGTGGGCTGCCGTAGTTCCGATACTTATTCTTCTTGCGATTACTCAATTTGAAGGTTATAACTTGGTTCATTTGGGATATAGGCTTGGGACAAGGGCAGCAAGTAATTTGCTTCAGTCAGGACAGATACAAAAGATTATATCGTTTTTTGGCGTTTTAGGCTTATTTGCAATGGGTGGAATGTCAGCATCAATGGTTAAGGTAACACTTGGTATTATGATACCTACAGGTGGGACACCTTTGAACCTTCAGACGGGATTATTGGATGCAATATTACCCGGTATACCTGTACTTGTTGTAATCCTATTGTTGTATAAATATCTTAAAAAAGGTGGAAAGATGTTAAATGCAATGCTTGCACTATTAGTTGGTACTTTTATATTAGGTTTTCTTGGTATTCTTGTATAA
- a CDS encoding PTS sugar transporter subunit IIA, with the protein MKSNCPDEIKADLPGIIVMSHGPLALALIESTKLIAGESENLAAFSLEAGDTAENFRNKFIETLKKFPKGSLVLLDITGGTPFNQLILSIKQYDVEVLSLSGVNLPMVIEAVFARKSMSGKKLLKQIENAGREGIKNVTEFIEEFNKENEKA; encoded by the coding sequence GTGAAAAGTAATTGCCCTGACGAAATAAAGGCTGATTTACCCGGCATAATCGTTATGAGCCATGGGCCGTTAGCATTGGCATTAATTGAATCCACAAAGTTAATTGCAGGAGAATCCGAAAATTTGGCAGCTTTTTCATTGGAAGCCGGAGATACAGCTGAAAATTTCAGAAATAAATTTATTGAGACTTTGAAAAAGTTTCCCAAAGGTTCGCTTGTCCTTTTGGATATTACGGGAGGAACTCCCTTTAACCAATTAATTTTATCAATTAAACAATATGACGTAGAAGTTTTATCATTAAGCGGCGTTAATTTGCCTATGGTAATCGAGGCGGTATTTGCACGAAAGTCTATGTCAGGAAAAAAACTGCTTAAACAAATAGAAAATGCCGGAAGGGAGGGGATAAAGAATGTGACGGAATTCATAGAAGAATTTAATAAAGAAAACGAAAAAGCGTAA
- a CDS encoding class II fructose-bisphosphate aldolase, with translation MFVSMDKILNKAAAEEYGVVAPNVYNLETVGAGFKAAIELKSPLIMDVYDALDLELIAEAAKFFSKRYPEVTVALNLDHGKSYEVAVKAIRYGFTSVMVDRSSLAFEDNIKQVREIVKMAHAIGVSVESELGHVGQGITYDNDRDNGLTKVSEAVEYINKTGVDCLAVAVGTAHGRYVGTPHLDFERLAELKAICKVPLVLHGGSSSGDENLKKAVETGITKVNIGTDLKTAGALGAKEYLERTEFPSLIEMIDCGVEGYKEKIKHYMVLFGCNNRG, from the coding sequence ATGTTTGTTTCAATGGATAAAATATTGAATAAAGCTGCTGCAGAAGAATATGGGGTTGTAGCACCTAATGTATATAATTTGGAGACTGTGGGGGCGGGTTTTAAAGCTGCAATAGAGCTTAAATCTCCGTTAATAATGGATGTTTACGATGCTTTAGATCTTGAGCTTATTGCAGAAGCAGCAAAGTTTTTTAGCAAGAGATATCCGGAAGTTACCGTAGCATTAAACCTCGATCACGGTAAAAGTTATGAGGTTGCGGTTAAAGCAATTAGGTATGGTTTTACCTCTGTAATGGTAGATAGATCAAGCTTGGCCTTTGAAGATAATATAAAACAGGTCAGGGAAATTGTTAAAATGGCTCATGCAATCGGTGTCTCGGTAGAATCTGAATTGGGACATGTCGGACAAGGTATAACTTACGATAATGATAGAGATAATGGTCTCACGAAAGTTTCTGAAGCCGTAGAATATATAAACAAAACAGGTGTCGACTGCCTTGCAGTTGCAGTAGGAACAGCCCACGGAAGATATGTAGGAACACCTCATCTTGATTTTGAAAGGTTAGCAGAACTTAAAGCAATATGCAAGGTGCCTCTGGTTCTTCACGGTGGCTCATCTTCAGGGGATGAAAATCTGAAAAAAGCCGTCGAGACCGGCATAACGAAAGTAAATATAGGTACGGACTTAAAAACCGCAGGAGCCTTAGGGGCTAAAGAATATCTTGAAAGAACAGAGTTTCCGAGTCTTATTGAAATGATTGATTGTGGAGTTGAGGGATATAAAGAAAAGATTAAACATTATATGGTCCTTTTCGGATGTAATAATAGGGGATAG
- a CDS encoding zinc-dependent alcohol dehydrogenase: MEGKMKVMVMEDIGKVTIRKMDIPKPGPGQVLVRIHQCNICTTDWQTWKGLRKSMGRKFPWAPGHEMAGEIVELGEGVTNPALKIGTHVVFGGQGSRGCGECHFCRSGHPDRCVNKPKEVEFGGVSGSFGFSQYAAYESGRLYPVDSSISYEEAGFVEPISTCIHGAKRIRIAPGDKVLVIGAGNLGLVNAQVAKVFGGDVIVSEISEERCRLAQSIGLKTVNPMKEDLNSVIKRFTKGIGVNVVILAVANTTVNDQALKVLAPRGRILFFASGHPVPELNVNANQIHYKEMELIGTYNSDPSDYQLAAEFLGSGVVKVGKIISQKIPMDDCQHAFELASTPGTYRVSITLD; the protein is encoded by the coding sequence ATGGAAGGCAAAATGAAAGTAATGGTAATGGAGGATATAGGCAAGGTAACTATCAGAAAAATGGATATTCCTAAACCGGGGCCAGGACAGGTACTTGTAAGAATACATCAGTGTAATATATGTACGACAGATTGGCAAACTTGGAAAGGACTTAGGAAATCCATGGGAAGAAAATTTCCCTGGGCACCTGGACATGAAATGGCTGGAGAAATTGTTGAATTAGGAGAAGGGGTTACGAATCCGGCATTGAAAATAGGGACCCACGTTGTATTCGGCGGACAGGGCTCCAGAGGTTGCGGAGAATGCCATTTTTGCAGGTCAGGTCATCCGGATAGGTGTGTAAATAAGCCTAAGGAAGTGGAATTTGGTGGAGTAAGCGGTTCCTTTGGATTCAGCCAATATGCGGCATATGAATCAGGAAGGTTGTATCCGGTAGACTCAAGTATTTCTTATGAAGAAGCGGGTTTTGTTGAACCGATATCTACCTGTATACATGGAGCTAAACGTATAAGAATTGCCCCGGGAGATAAGGTATTGGTAATAGGAGCCGGTAATTTAGGGTTGGTAAATGCACAGGTTGCAAAAGTTTTTGGCGGAGATGTTATTGTAAGCGAGATCAGCGAAGAACGCTGTCGGCTTGCTCAGTCTATCGGTCTTAAGACTGTAAACCCAATGAAAGAAGATTTAAACTCGGTAATTAAGAGGTTCACAAAGGGTATAGGAGTGAATGTTGTAATACTTGCTGTTGCCAATACAACGGTAAATGACCAGGCTTTAAAGGTACTTGCTCCCAGAGGAAGAATTCTCTTCTTCGCATCAGGGCATCCGGTACCGGAACTTAATGTAAATGCAAATCAAATTCACTATAAAGAAATGGAACTAATAGGAACATATAACTCTGATCCGTCGGATTATCAACTTGCAGCCGAATTTTTAGGTTCGGGAGTTGTTAAAGTAGGCAAGATAATATCCCAGAAGATACCTATGGATGACTGCCAGCATGCCTTTGAGCTTGCATCTACCCCGGGGACTTATAGAGTGTCAATAACTTTAGATTAA
- a CDS encoding sigma-54-dependent transcriptional regulator — MRRVEKIEEYVKDECSRRFNSGISSGITASEAAEALGINRNDASTDLNKLFSAGKLIKKGKKPVEFFPSENKADICDTGLKVHESKINNALDYIIDNSPSLRSAFQLAKAAASYPPHGLNTLITGETGVGKNFLAEAMWQYISDKKTFQNKSDNIPFITFCCAEYADNPQLLLSQLFGYAKGAFTGALSDKEGLVEKADHGILFLDEVHRLPSAGQELLFTLIDKGTFRRIGDTVDRHVDVMIICATTEDISTSLLKTFIRRIPVHIYVPKLSERSPKERLQLVNSFIVQEAKRINLPIWVSGNVLKLLVNYTGKGNIGELRNIINLSCAKSYLSFLSNNDNNITGTESSNQRLRHLQLNIYDLPQKVYQQINSAHYMENRFDSKIFSEGFMFYPDNFNKSLSLSDEDKYSINLYYFIEKKIQAYRNLHLNNNEVELRVAQDLDSYHNNIIQRMMVSEDYGSKLIDSIISPIYSEVADEILEIASKRLERIYSKSLSIAFTLHIQQFLERIKTGEIIYNPNLENIRKVHEREFKFLKEIENPISQKLGVSIPDDELGFWAMFLSHHDSSLDSSMEIGLIVVSHGTSTASSIANFVNEVMSINYVYAVDAPLQKSFSDVFNDLCKLVLKVNKGKGVLLLVDMGSFVNMEDDLINATGIPCKIIPLVSPILVLEAAKIVLSTEDSLYTVYKRIYRSYYEYFVNQFKQSVNKAGSLPSTNSKKSADMKNVILTVCTTGYGSASVLKQLLAEKLPQNISIEIIALAIDQDINTYVQNLHGRVKLIVGGINPQIPGVPFIGAESVFTQEGLNKIKSFLNMNCFTTTTEISDTVMTNDEAFNLIKQRCSYFTPSIDSTVAMNACMAFCDGVKKKIVSKPYTSNYFVNISLHFLCMLERIHTNQADPMPEWGNSIINLNHSLYIEIKKLLNQICEPLGYHVPKSEICYYLRLL; from the coding sequence ATGAGAAGGGTAGAAAAAATAGAAGAATATGTTAAGGATGAGTGTAGCCGAAGATTTAATTCCGGTATTTCTTCCGGAATAACGGCTTCTGAAGCTGCAGAAGCTCTGGGAATTAACAGAAATGATGCATCTACAGACTTAAACAAACTTTTTTCAGCAGGTAAGCTAATCAAAAAAGGGAAAAAACCTGTAGAATTTTTCCCTTCGGAAAATAAGGCAGATATATGTGATACCGGACTCAAAGTTCATGAGTCCAAAATCAATAATGCCTTAGATTATATAATAGACAACAGCCCAAGCCTCCGTTCAGCTTTTCAATTGGCCAAAGCTGCTGCATCTTATCCTCCCCACGGTTTGAACACACTTATCACTGGAGAAACGGGAGTCGGTAAAAATTTTTTAGCAGAGGCTATGTGGCAATATATTTCGGATAAAAAAACTTTCCAAAATAAATCCGACAACATTCCTTTTATAACCTTCTGCTGTGCCGAGTATGCAGATAACCCTCAGCTACTTCTCTCACAGCTCTTCGGATACGCAAAGGGTGCTTTCACCGGTGCCCTTAGTGATAAGGAAGGCTTGGTTGAGAAAGCCGACCATGGAATACTTTTCTTGGATGAAGTGCATAGGCTTCCTTCAGCCGGTCAAGAGCTGTTATTTACATTAATCGATAAGGGTACCTTTCGCAGAATAGGAGATACTGTCGATCGTCATGTGGATGTGATGATAATTTGTGCTACTACGGAAGATATCTCCACATCTCTTCTGAAAACATTTATTCGACGTATTCCGGTTCATATATATGTGCCAAAATTATCGGAGCGTTCACCTAAAGAAAGATTACAACTGGTAAATTCTTTTATTGTTCAGGAAGCAAAAAGAATAAATCTTCCTATCTGGGTTTCTGGTAACGTTTTAAAGTTACTGGTTAACTATACTGGCAAAGGAAATATTGGGGAGCTTAGAAATATTATTAATCTTTCCTGTGCAAAAAGTTATCTTAGTTTTTTATCTAATAATGACAATAATATAACTGGTACAGAAAGTTCGAACCAGAGACTCCGTCATCTACAACTAAATATATACGACCTTCCTCAGAAAGTTTACCAGCAAATAAATTCTGCACATTATATGGAAAATCGCTTTGATTCAAAGATATTTAGTGAAGGGTTTATGTTTTATCCCGACAATTTCAATAAATCCCTCTCTCTTTCTGATGAAGACAAATACTCAATTAATTTATATTATTTTATTGAAAAAAAGATTCAAGCTTACAGAAATTTACATCTTAATAATAATGAAGTGGAGCTGCGCGTCGCTCAGGACTTGGATTCATATCATAATAATATTATTCAGAGGATGATGGTTTCTGAAGATTATGGCTCAAAGTTAATAGATTCGATTATTTCTCCCATTTACAGCGAAGTAGCTGATGAAATTCTTGAAATTGCTTCTAAACGTCTTGAAAGGATATATTCTAAAAGTCTGTCTATAGCATTTACTTTGCATATACAACAATTTTTAGAAAGAATAAAAACCGGTGAAATAATTTATAATCCCAACTTAGAAAATATACGCAAAGTACATGAAAGAGAATTTAAATTCTTAAAGGAAATTGAAAATCCAATTTCCCAAAAATTAGGAGTGTCAATTCCTGATGACGAATTAGGATTCTGGGCTATGTTTTTAAGTCATCATGATTCTTCTTTGGACTCTTCCATGGAGATCGGGTTAATTGTTGTCAGCCATGGAACTTCCACTGCCAGCAGTATTGCAAACTTTGTTAATGAGGTAATGTCCATAAACTATGTTTATGCTGTCGATGCTCCACTGCAAAAGTCCTTTTCCGACGTTTTTAATGATCTTTGCAAACTTGTTTTAAAAGTAAATAAAGGAAAAGGTGTTTTGCTTCTAGTAGATATGGGATCTTTTGTGAATATGGAGGATGACTTGATTAATGCTACGGGAATTCCTTGTAAGATTATACCCTTGGTAAGCCCGATTTTAGTATTAGAAGCGGCAAAAATTGTACTGTCCACGGAGGACTCCTTATATACTGTCTACAAAAGAATTTATCGTTCATACTATGAATATTTTGTTAATCAGTTCAAACAATCCGTTAATAAGGCCGGAAGTCTGCCGTCAACTAACAGTAAAAAATCGGCTGATATGAAGAACGTCATTCTTACTGTTTGTACGACAGGATATGGAAGTGCTTCTGTATTAAAACAATTACTTGCAGAAAAATTGCCTCAAAATATTAGTATTGAAATAATTGCACTAGCAATCGATCAGGATATAAATACATATGTGCAAAATCTTCATGGAAGAGTAAAACTAATAGTCGGCGGAATAAATCCTCAGATTCCCGGGGTTCCTTTTATCGGTGCAGAATCTGTATTTACGCAAGAAGGATTAAATAAAATAAAGTCATTCTTAAATATGAATTGTTTCACAACAACAACAGAAATATCAGATACCGTTATGACAAATGATGAGGCTTTCAACCTAATTAAGCAGAGATGTTCTTATTTTACTCCATCTATTGATTCAACAGTAGCAATGAATGCCTGCATGGCTTTTTGCGATGGTGTAAAGAAAAAAATAGTTTCAAAACCATATACAAGTAATTATTTTGTTAACATATCCTTACATTTTCTATGTATGCTTGAACGTATACACACTAACCAAGCAGATCCAATGCCTGAGTGGGGAAATTCAATAATCAATTTAAATCATTCCCTATATATAGAAATTAAGAAGTTATTAAACCAGATATGCGAACCGTTGGGTTATCATGTACCTAAAAGCGAAATATGTTATTATCTCAGGTTATTGTAA
- a CDS encoding ABC transporter permease subunit, which translates to MNIRINEFKKVITSPIIIGLLILFIIFNSTIIFKSSYIKEDLEVLNKIVNKFGYKIDDKMISGFKSYYDKGLKRLNILVNERESKNYNSVSEFYDDHNYGIEDIYDKEEIEFIRELGIVEAYYYKIGEIDDVYSNIDIMEKAENEISKYGLKGEAANTVRNEYRDFNKRFHQLVNNKEHKNLFYIGQIYRMHSLLFKSLFKSIIFEIIILTVLITSYLINYEFENNTEAITYTTRRGRNFILDKISAAIVSSILATGIILITGLGLYFMTFDYSRLWNVPISSCFNADYDFVYMSWWNMSFVQYLFAGIGVIFACMLLFIGITFIIARAIKNNYIVFVIFAIIFGLFLIVPGMAPRNSNAIFIGGFTPFFLIMNPFIWFMESGAFTTFKYYELATVGIWSVLLLILGTLSINRFKKQDIAR; encoded by the coding sequence ATGAATATAAGGATAAATGAATTTAAAAAAGTTATAACTTCTCCGATTATAATAGGGCTTTTAATCCTTTTTATAATTTTTAATTCTACCATAATATTTAAAAGTTCATATATTAAAGAGGATTTAGAAGTTTTAAATAAGATTGTGAATAAATTCGGCTATAAAATAGATGACAAAATGATATCCGGATTTAAATCGTATTATGACAAAGGATTAAAGAGATTAAATATACTTGTAAACGAAAGGGAATCGAAAAATTACAATAGTGTATCGGAATTTTATGATGATCATAACTATGGCATTGAGGATATATACGATAAAGAAGAAATAGAATTTATCAGAGAACTGGGAATAGTAGAAGCCTATTATTATAAAATCGGAGAAATTGATGATGTCTATTCAAACATTGATATTATGGAAAAAGCCGAGAATGAAATAAGTAAATACGGACTCAAGGGAGAAGCCGCAAATACCGTAAGAAATGAGTATAGGGATTTTAATAAAAGATTTCATCAGTTAGTCAATAATAAAGAGCATAAAAATTTGTTCTATATAGGTCAGATTTATAGAATGCATTCTCTATTGTTTAAAAGTTTATTTAAAAGCATTATATTTGAGATAATCATATTAACGGTGCTTATCACATCTTATTTGATAAACTATGAATTTGAAAATAATACAGAAGCCATAACATATACTACAAGAAGGGGAAGAAATTTTATTCTGGACAAGATATCTGCGGCTATAGTTTCCAGTATATTAGCAACGGGAATTATCTTGATTACCGGTTTAGGTTTGTATTTTATGACTTTTGACTACTCGAGACTTTGGAATGTTCCTATAAGCAGTTGTTTTAACGCTGATTACGACTTCGTATATATGTCTTGGTGGAACATGTCCTTTGTACAATATTTATTTGCCGGTATAGGGGTGATTTTTGCGTGTATGTTACTTTTTATCGGAATCACTTTTATAATAGCAAGGGCAATAAAGAATAATTATATTGTATTCGTTATATTTGCCATAATATTCGGGTTGTTTTTAATTGTTCCGGGAATGGCTCCAAGAAACAGTAATGCTATATTTATAGGTGGGTTTACTCCTTTCTTTTTAATCATGAATCCTTTTATATGGTTTATGGAAAGCGGTGCTTTTACAACTTTTAAATATTATGAATTAGCTACAGTGGGTATATGGTCAGTATTGTTGCTGATTCTTGGGACTTTATCAATTAATAGATTTAAAAAACAAGATATAGCGAGGTGA
- a CDS encoding ABC transporter ATP-binding protein → MLVVNNASKSYGKFLVLKDINIEFTNGVYGLLSPNGAGKTTLIKMLTTLIFPDEGEILYDGTEISAMGDDYRDILGYLPQEFGYYKDYSPKRFLRYLSALKGIDRKKAEKKIEQLLKLVGLENVANKKMRKFSGGMIQRVGIAQAMLNDPKILILDEPTAGLDPKERVRFRNLLAELSRERIVILSTHIVSDIESIANEIIMIKDKKILYKDTLKNICKILEEMVYETKVEFDEVPSFRNKYFSLSEKQEDDKMKVRFISEDKPENSWDSVNPSIEDVFLYVYKDEIIKEE, encoded by the coding sequence ATGTTGGTTGTGAATAATGCAAGCAAAAGCTATGGCAAGTTTTTAGTTCTTAAAGACATAAATATTGAATTTACAAACGGTGTATATGGTTTATTGTCACCAAACGGAGCAGGAAAAACTACTTTGATCAAGATGCTGACTACCTTGATTTTTCCGGATGAAGGAGAAATACTTTATGATGGTACCGAAATCTCTGCAATGGGAGATGATTATAGAGACATATTAGGCTATTTGCCGCAGGAGTTTGGGTATTACAAAGATTACAGCCCTAAAAGATTTCTTCGCTATCTGTCTGCATTAAAGGGAATAGACAGAAAGAAAGCAGAAAAAAAGATAGAACAGCTTTTAAAATTAGTCGGTCTTGAAAATGTTGCAAATAAAAAGATGAGAAAGTTTTCGGGAGGAATGATTCAGAGAGTCGGTATAGCTCAAGCTATGCTAAATGATCCTAAGATTTTAATATTAGACGAGCCTACGGCCGGATTAGATCCAAAGGAAAGGGTACGCTTCAGAAATTTATTGGCGGAATTGTCCCGGGAGAGAATAGTTATTCTTTCTACCCATATTGTCTCTGACATAGAGTCCATAGCTAATGAAATAATTATGATAAAGGATAAGAAAATCTTATATAAGGATACTTTAAAAAACATATGCAAAATCCTTGAAGAAATGGTCTATGAAACAAAGGTTGAGTTTGATGAAGTTCCGAGCTTTAGAAATAAGTATTTTTCTCTCTCGGAAAAGCAAGAAGATGACAAGATGAAAGTCAGATTTATATCTGAAGATAAGCCGGAGAATTCCTGGGATTCTGTAAATCCAAGTATAGAGGATGTGTTTCTCTATGTATATAAAGATGAAATCATAAAAGAGGAGTAA
- a CDS encoding RNA polymerase sigma factor yields MDRDRKLIRKIKKKSDKDAANELISIYYKEIYAYVYKQTMDKELSMDLTQEIFINLLKSIYSYDEKKASFRTWLYKVATYRLVDYYRSKYYRYNSMTVSIDQFDIYDKEDIGITLENKADVEKIVSIVNRLDISAQQIFRLKFFTDYTFLEISNVLGIPESTVKTRYYSMIKKIKRKFEEG; encoded by the coding sequence ATGGACAGAGATAGAAAACTGATAAGAAAGATAAAAAAGAAATCGGATAAAGATGCGGCTAATGAACTTATTTCCATATATTATAAGGAAATATATGCCTATGTATATAAGCAGACTATGGATAAAGAACTATCTATGGATTTGACTCAAGAAATATTTATAAATCTTTTGAAATCAATATATAGTTATGACGAGAAAAAGGCTTCTTTTAGAACTTGGCTGTATAAAGTTGCAACATATCGTCTGGTGGATTATTATCGTTCCAAATATTACAGATATAACAGCATGACAGTATCTATTGACCAATTTGATATATACGACAAAGAAGATATAGGAATTACATTAGAAAATAAAGCAGATGTTGAGAAGATAGTCAGTATAGTAAACAGATTGGATATTTCTGCACAACAGATATTCAGATTAAAATTCTTTACGGATTATACATTTTTGGAAATATCAAATGTATTGGGAATACCGGAGTCTACAGTCAAGACAAGATATTATTCCATGATTAAGAAGATTAAAAGAAAATTTGAGGAGGGATAG